A single window of Narcine bancroftii isolate sNarBan1 chromosome 13, sNarBan1.hap1, whole genome shotgun sequence DNA harbors:
- the LOC138748156 gene encoding chromobox protein homolog 7-like isoform X2, whose amino-acid sequence MELSAIGEQVFAVEDIRKKRIRKGRVEYLVKWKGWPPKYSTWEPEDHILDPRLVMAYEEKEQRDRALGYRKRGPKPKRFLLQRIYGMDLRSAHKLKEKGKMCLSLSRRFDGTSVSGPPQRELPENGKRIPFPLARKHKFFKVAKSRCPRGLGLAGSRGDNQFSEEDTSQEAGGKFPDSEFEDEEIRSIPGMAEGASSPVGGTAPIPGGWHPSTPLGDITVTDVTANSLTVTFREALEAEGFFRDRSLSC is encoded by the exons ATGGAGCTGTCAGCGATAGGGGAGCAAGTGTTCGCCGTGGAGGATATCAGGAAGAAGCGCATCAGGAAG GGCAGAGTGGAATATCTGGTGAAATGGAAAGGATGGCCTCCAAA GTACAGCACGTGGGAACCAGAAGATCACATTCTGGACCCGCGACTAGTTATGGCTTATGAGGAAAA AGAGCAGAGAGACCGTGCGCTCGGGTACAGGAAACGCGGACCGAAACCCAAGCGGTTTCTACTGCAG cgtATCTATGGAATGGACCTGCGGAGCGCTCACAAGCTGAAGGAGAAGGGGAAGATGTGCCTTTCCCTGTCCCGCCGCTTCGATGGCACCTCGGTGTCAGGTCCACCCCAGCGGGAGCTGCCAGAGAACGGCAAGCGGATCCCCTTCCCGCTGGCTCGCAAGCACAAGTTCTTCAAGGTGGCCAAGAGCAGGTGCCCCAGGGGGCTTGGACTGGCCGGCAGCCGGGGAGACAACCAGTTCTCAGAGGAGGACACCAGTCAGGAAGCAGGTGGCAAGTTTCCGGACTCGGAGTTCGAGGACGAGGAAATCCGAAGCATCCCAGGGATGGCGGAAG GGGCATCCTCTCCGGTCGGAGGTACGGCACCAATCCCTGGCGGCTGGCATCCTTCCACCCCACTGGGGGACATCACAGTGACCGACGTCACAGCCAATTCTCTGACAGTGACCTTTCGGGAAGCGCTGGAAGCTGAAGGATTTTTCAGAGATCGCAGCTTGAGTTGCTAA
- the LOC138748156 gene encoding chromobox protein homolog 7-like isoform X1, giving the protein MEETHADRGRTYKLLPDSTRFDPWSCNSVVLTVAFSRKLCSSHGQACLLTGRVEYLVKWKGWPPKYSTWEPEDHILDPRLVMAYEEKEQRDRALGYRKRGPKPKRFLLQRIYGMDLRSAHKLKEKGKMCLSLSRRFDGTSVSGPPQRELPENGKRIPFPLARKHKFFKVAKSRCPRGLGLAGSRGDNQFSEEDTSQEAGGKFPDSEFEDEEIRSIPGMAEGASSPVGGTAPIPGGWHPSTPLGDITVTDVTANSLTVTFREALEAEGFFRDRSLSC; this is encoded by the exons atggaggaaacccatgcagatagagggagaacatataagctccttccagacagcactcGATTCGATCcctggagctgtaacagtgttgtgctaactgtggccTTTTCCAGGAAACTCTGCAGCTCCCACGGCCAGGCCTGCCTACTGACG GGCAGAGTGGAATATCTGGTGAAATGGAAAGGATGGCCTCCAAA GTACAGCACGTGGGAACCAGAAGATCACATTCTGGACCCGCGACTAGTTATGGCTTATGAGGAAAA AGAGCAGAGAGACCGTGCGCTCGGGTACAGGAAACGCGGACCGAAACCCAAGCGGTTTCTACTGCAG cgtATCTATGGAATGGACCTGCGGAGCGCTCACAAGCTGAAGGAGAAGGGGAAGATGTGCCTTTCCCTGTCCCGCCGCTTCGATGGCACCTCGGTGTCAGGTCCACCCCAGCGGGAGCTGCCAGAGAACGGCAAGCGGATCCCCTTCCCGCTGGCTCGCAAGCACAAGTTCTTCAAGGTGGCCAAGAGCAGGTGCCCCAGGGGGCTTGGACTGGCCGGCAGCCGGGGAGACAACCAGTTCTCAGAGGAGGACACCAGTCAGGAAGCAGGTGGCAAGTTTCCGGACTCGGAGTTCGAGGACGAGGAAATCCGAAGCATCCCAGGGATGGCGGAAG GGGCATCCTCTCCGGTCGGAGGTACGGCACCAATCCCTGGCGGCTGGCATCCTTCCACCCCACTGGGGGACATCACAGTGACCGACGTCACAGCCAATTCTCTGACAGTGACCTTTCGGGAAGCGCTGGAAGCTGAAGGATTTTTCAGAGATCGCAGCTTGAGTTGCTAA